One genomic window of Bos taurus isolate L1 Dominette 01449 registration number 42190680 breed Hereford chromosome Y, ARS-UCD2.0, whole genome shotgun sequence includes the following:
- the LOC132344635 gene encoding testis-specific Y-encoded protein 1-like, whose amino-acid sequence MSRPFTSAPAGDQGQAQEERVRQSEEGGSILGPQTFLIVSPAWTFQPPIVTPGKEATLFRVEAVEDSKALVDEDVVGIEWEFQLLAEDSTKEVEVVTDDERQQGFSQELEEKTVEEQGWERPGGPSELPALDELQALAALRVELSSEHEKNHRAYIRFMHRSHQRRKSHLAWRSAIIQGIPGFWAKAIMNHPQVCIMISNQDKDFLSYMIDLKVQRYPRFRCKLIFSFWENPYFLNTVIIKKYYLDITGHRACCSTPVHWIWGFERGALSHKLHTRSLKFLNWLSGYNCSELNRIAEIINEDVWNDPLKYYSREEGSSMRGN is encoded by the exons ATGTCTCGTCCCTTCACATCTGCACCAGCTGGGGATCAGGGCCAGGCCCAAGAGGAGAGAGTGAGGCagtcagaggaaggagggagcatcctgggaccccagacctttTTAATTGTGAGCCCAG CCTGGACCTTCCAGCCACCAATTGTTACGCCAGGCAAAGAGGcaaccctcttcagggtggaggcagtggaggacAGCAAGGCCCTGGTAGATGAAGACGTGGTGGGGATCGAGTGGGAGTTTCAACTATTGGCGGAAGACAGCACCAAGGAGGTAGAGGTTGTGACAGATGACGAGCGGCAACAGGGgttctcccaggagctggaggaaaaaacggtggaggagcagggctgggagaggcCCGGAGGCCCGAGTGAGCTTCCAGCGCTAGATGAGCTGCAGGCGCTGGCCGCCCTTcgggtggaactgagctctgaacatgagaaaaaccacagggcctacatTCGATTCATGCACAGGAGCCATCAAAGGAGGAAGAGTCACTTGGCTTGgaggagtgccatcatccagggcatccctggcttctgggccaaagct attatgaaccaccctcaagtttgcatcatgatcagcaaccaagataaagactttctcagctacatgattgacttgaag GTGCAGAGATATCCACGGttccgctgcaagctgatcttttccttttgggagaacccctacttcttgaacacggtgatcattaaaaagtattaccttgacatcactg GTCATAGGGCATGTtgttccactccagtccactggatCTGGGGCTTTGAACGGGGAGCACTCAGCCACAAGTTGCACACCAGGAGCCTTAagtttctcaactggttgtcaggctaCAACTGCTCAGAAttgaacaggattgctgag ATCATCAATGAAGACGTATggaatgatcccctgaagtactactcCAGGGAGGAAGGTTCCTCCATGAGaggtaactga